The following proteins are encoded in a genomic region of Burkholderia pyrrocinia:
- a CDS encoding dihydrofolate reductase codes for MTTLTLIVARARNGIIGRDNQLPWKLPEDLAFFKRTTMGAPIVMGRKTHESIGRPLPGRRNIVVTRDATRRFDGCDTVTSLADALALAARDGVPEAFLIGGAQLYAEGLTLADKLVVTEIDADFDGDASFPAPDAAHWQEVSRDAHEAAAPNTFGYAFVVYERKRG; via the coding sequence ATGACGACGTTGACCCTGATCGTCGCGCGTGCCCGCAACGGCATCATCGGCCGCGACAACCAGTTGCCCTGGAAACTTCCCGAGGATCTCGCCTTCTTCAAGCGCACGACGATGGGCGCGCCGATCGTGATGGGCCGCAAGACCCACGAGTCGATCGGCCGGCCGTTGCCGGGCCGCCGCAATATCGTCGTCACGCGCGACGCAACGCGCCGCTTCGATGGCTGCGACACGGTCACGTCGCTCGCCGACGCGCTGGCGCTCGCCGCGCGCGACGGGGTGCCCGAGGCATTCCTGATCGGCGGCGCACAACTCTACGCGGAAGGTCTGACGCTCGCCGACAAGCTGGTCGTCACCGAGATCGATGCCGACTTCGACGGCGACGCATCGTTCCCGGCGCCCGACGCCGCGCACTGGCAGGAAGTGTCGCGCGATGCGCACGAGGCGGCCGCACCAAACACGTTCGGCTATGCGTTCGTCGTCTACGAGCGCAAGCGCGGCTGA
- a CDS encoding sigma-54 dependent transcriptional regulator encodes MGADQRHVIYYSREPNDALRGHFDECGWRVDLAETVRDVRRVVQHGVATAGLLDFSPGFKPSDLRELESCLSIQHIGWIAATRRGQLQDATLRHLIRDYCFDYVTMPYETSRIVETVGHAHGMVALTDPVAPPVGAGRSEGEMVGTCDAMLGLFRTIRRVAATDAPVFISGESGTGKELTAVAIHERSSRAQAPFIAINCGAIPSTLLQAELFGYERGAFTGANQRKIGRVEAANSGTLFLDEIGDLPLESQASLLRFLQEGKIERLGAHVSVPVDVRVICATHVDMEAALREGRFREDLFHRLCVLKIEEPPLRARGKDIEVLARHMLERFKGDAHRRLRGFSPDAVASLYGYSWPGNVRELINRVRRAIVMSEGRMITAADLELNDYATLAPVSLLEAREAAERQAIEQALLRHRGRFADAARELGVSRVTLYRLMCAHGMRDRSDTLAGFSAPLPERPHHAC; translated from the coding sequence ATGGGAGCCGATCAGCGGCACGTGATCTACTATTCGCGCGAACCGAACGACGCGTTGCGCGGCCATTTCGACGAATGCGGTTGGCGAGTCGATCTCGCGGAGACCGTGCGTGACGTACGGCGTGTCGTGCAGCACGGTGTTGCAACGGCGGGCCTGCTCGATTTCTCACCGGGTTTCAAGCCCTCGGACCTGCGCGAACTCGAATCCTGTCTGAGCATCCAGCACATCGGCTGGATCGCGGCGACGCGGCGCGGCCAGTTGCAGGACGCCACGCTGCGCCATCTCATTCGCGACTATTGCTTCGACTACGTGACGATGCCGTACGAGACGTCGCGGATCGTCGAGACCGTCGGTCATGCGCACGGCATGGTCGCGCTGACCGATCCCGTTGCGCCGCCCGTCGGCGCCGGACGCAGCGAAGGCGAGATGGTCGGCACCTGCGATGCGATGCTCGGGCTCTTCAGGACGATCCGCCGCGTCGCGGCGACCGACGCGCCGGTGTTCATCTCCGGCGAATCGGGTACGGGCAAGGAACTGACGGCGGTCGCGATTCACGAGCGGTCGTCGCGTGCGCAGGCGCCGTTCATCGCGATCAATTGCGGTGCGATCCCGTCGACGCTGCTGCAGGCCGAGCTGTTCGGCTATGAGCGTGGCGCGTTCACCGGCGCGAACCAGCGCAAGATCGGCCGCGTCGAGGCTGCCAACAGCGGCACGCTGTTTCTCGACGAGATCGGCGATCTGCCGCTCGAAAGCCAGGCAAGCCTGTTGCGCTTCCTGCAGGAGGGCAAGATCGAGCGGCTCGGCGCGCACGTGTCGGTGCCCGTCGATGTGCGCGTGATCTGCGCGACGCACGTGGACATGGAAGCGGCGTTGCGCGAAGGGCGGTTCCGCGAGGACCTGTTCCATCGCCTGTGCGTGCTGAAGATCGAGGAGCCGCCGCTGCGCGCACGCGGCAAGGACATCGAGGTGCTCGCGCGTCACATGCTCGAGCGTTTCAAGGGCGATGCGCATCGGCGCCTGCGCGGCTTTTCCCCTGACGCGGTGGCTTCGCTGTACGGCTATTCGTGGCCGGGCAACGTGCGCGAGCTGATCAATCGCGTGCGTCGCGCGATCGTGATGTCGGAGGGCCGGATGATCACCGCGGCCGATCTCGAGCTGAACGACTACGCGACGCTCGCGCCCGTGTCGCTGCTGGAGGCGCGGGAGGCGGCCGAACGGCAGGCGATCGAGCAGGCGCTGCTGCGCCACCGCGGCCGTTTCGCGGATGCCGCGCGCGAACTTGGCGTGTCGCGCGTCACGCTCTATCGGCTGATGTGCGCGCACGGAATGCGCGATCGCAGCGACACGCTGGCAGGGTTTTCGGCGCCGTTGCCGGAGCGTCCGCATCACGCTTGCTAA
- a CDS encoding thymidylate synthase: MKQYLDLVRTILDTGTWQENRTGIRTISMPGAMLRFDLQQGFPAVTTKKLAFKSAIGELVGFLRASRSAADFRALGCKVWDANANENAQWLENPYRQGVDDLGDVYGVQWRQWPGYKVLDAGADAQIADATHRGFRIVTRFDEDGAPKVLLYKAIDQLRQCLDTIMENPADRRILFHAWNPAVLDQIALPACHLLYQFLPNATKREISLCLYIRSNDVGLGTPFNLTEGAALLALVGRLTGYTPRWFTYFIGDAHIYENQLDMLQQQLTREPYESPRLEIAARVPEYAKTGVYAPEWLEQVEPSDFSLVGYRHHEPLTAPMAV, from the coding sequence ATGAAACAGTATCTCGACCTCGTTCGTACCATTCTCGATACCGGCACCTGGCAGGAGAACCGTACGGGGATCCGCACCATCAGCATGCCGGGCGCGATGCTGCGCTTCGACCTGCAGCAAGGCTTCCCGGCCGTGACGACCAAGAAGCTCGCGTTCAAGTCCGCGATCGGCGAGCTGGTCGGTTTCCTGCGGGCGTCGCGCAGCGCGGCCGATTTCCGTGCACTTGGCTGCAAGGTGTGGGACGCGAACGCGAACGAGAACGCGCAGTGGCTCGAGAACCCGTATCGCCAGGGCGTCGACGATCTCGGCGACGTGTACGGCGTGCAATGGCGCCAGTGGCCGGGCTACAAGGTGCTCGACGCGGGCGCCGACGCGCAGATCGCCGATGCGACGCACCGCGGCTTCCGGATCGTCACGCGTTTCGACGAAGACGGCGCGCCGAAGGTGCTGCTGTACAAGGCGATCGACCAGCTGCGCCAGTGCCTGGACACGATCATGGAGAACCCCGCCGATCGCCGCATCCTGTTTCACGCGTGGAATCCGGCCGTGCTCGACCAGATCGCGCTGCCCGCGTGCCATCTGCTGTATCAGTTCCTGCCGAACGCCACGAAGCGCGAGATCTCGCTGTGCCTGTACATCCGCAGCAACGACGTCGGACTCGGCACGCCGTTCAACCTGACGGAAGGGGCTGCCTTGCTGGCGCTGGTCGGCCGGCTGACAGGCTACACGCCGCGCTGGTTCACGTATTTCATCGGCGACGCGCACATCTACGAGAACCAGCTCGACATGCTGCAGCAGCAGCTCACGCGCGAGCCGTACGAAAGCCCGCGGCTCGAGATCGCCGCGCGCGTGCCCGAGTACGCGAAGACGGGCGTCTATGCGCCCGAGTGGCTGGAGCAGGTCGAGCCGTCCGATTTCTCGCTCGTCGGCTACCGCCACCATGAGCCGCTGACCGCACCGATGGCAGTCTGA